From one Triticum aestivum cultivar Chinese Spring chromosome 4B, IWGSC CS RefSeq v2.1, whole genome shotgun sequence genomic stretch:
- the LOC123089866 gene encoding protein NRT1/ PTR FAMILY 8.2 gives MAAGATTMDGTTDLSGKPAVRGKTGGWRACPFILANECCERLAYYGMSSNLVNYMIDRLHQGNAAAATNVNNWSGTCYVMPLLGAFIADAYLGRFRTIAAFMSLYIAGLALLTLTATVPGLRPPDCAGCKPAAGQTAAFFTALYLIAVGTGGIKPCVSSFGADQFDDADPREMRSKSSFFNWFYMSINVGALVASSVLVWVQMNVGWGWGFGVPAAAMAVAVVSFLMGSRLYRYQKPGGSPLTRMLQVLVAACRKSHVPLPADASLLHEVASPDGKAAIEGSRRLEHTDQLRCLDKAAVIVTTPGGAEEEDENPWRLCTVTQVEELKSMVRLLPVWASGIVMSAVYSQMSTMFVLQGNTLDPRMGASFKIPAASLSIFDTIAVIVWALAYDRLIVPAARRITGHPRGFTQLQRMGIGLVISIFSMVAAGVLEVVRLHVAATHGMLDSKEYLPMSIFWQVPQYFIVGAAEVFTFVGQIEFFYDQSPDAMRSMGSALSLTSNALGNYLSTLLVVIVTAISTRNGGLGWIPDDNLNRGHLDYFYWVLAVLSAINFIVYLWIAKWYKYKATATPAASSVVAIDHDTN, from the coding sequence ATGGCGGCGGGTGCGACGACCATGGATGGCACCACGGACCTCTCCGGCAAGCCGGCGGTGAGGGGCAAGACGGGGGGTTGGAGGGCGTGCCCCTTCATCCTGGCCAACGAGTGCTGCGAGCGGCTCGCCTACTACGGCATGAGCTCCAATCTGGTCAACTACATGATCGACCGCCTCCACCAGggcaacgccgccgccgccaccaacgtCAACAACTGGTCCGGCACCTGCTACGTCATGCCCCTCCtcggcgccttcatcgccgacgCCTACCTCGGCCGCTTCCGCACCATCGCCGCCTTCATGTCCCTCTACATCGCCGGCCTCGCCCTCCTCACCCTCACCGCCACCGTGCCCGGCCTCCGCCCGCCCGACTGCGCCGGCTGCAAGCCCGCCGCCGGCCAGACCGCCGCCTTCTTCACCGCGCTCTACCTCATCGCCGTCGGCACCGGCGGGATCAAGCCCTGCGTCTCCTCCTTCGGCGCCGACCAGTTCGACGACGCCGACCCGCGCGAGATGCGCAGCAAGAGCTCCTTCTTCAACTGGTTCTACATGTCCATCAACGTCGGCGCCCTCGTCGCCTCCTCGGTGCTCGTCTGGGTCCAGATGAACGTCGGCTGGGGCTGGGGATTCGGcgtccccgccgccgccatggccgtcgCCGTCGTCAGCTTCCTCATGGGCAGCAGGCTCTACAGGTACCAGAAGCCCGGGGGCAGCCCACTCACCAGGATGCTGCAGGTCTTGGTCGCCGCCTGCAGGAAGTCGCACGTGCCGCTCCCCGCCGACGCCTCCCTGCTGCACGAGGTGGCCTCGCCGGACGGCAAGGCCGCCATCGAGGGCAGCAGGAGGCTGGAGCACACGGATCAGCTGAGGTGCCTGGACAAGGCCGCCGTAATTGTGACGACGCCCGGCGGCGCTGAAGAAGAGGACGAGAACCCGTGGAGGCTGTGCACGGTGACGCAGGTGGAGGAGCTCAAGAGCATGGTGCGGCTGCTGCCGGTGTGGGCGAGCGGCATCGTCATGTCGGCGGTGTACAGCCAGATGAGCACCATGTTCGTGCTCCAGGGCAACACCCTCGACCCGCGCATGGGCGCCTCCTTCAAGATCCCCGCCGCGTCGCTCTCCATCTTCGACACCATCGCCGTCATCGTGTGGGCGCTGGCCTACGACCGGCTCATCGTCCCCGCCGCACGCCGGATCACGGGCCACCCGCGCGGGTTCACGCAGCTGCAGCGCATGGGCATCGGCCTGGTGATATCCATCTtctccatggtggccgccggggtgcTGGAGGTTGTcaggctccacgtcgccgccacACACGGCATGCTGGACTCCAAGGAGTACCTGCCCATGTCCATCTTCTGGCAGGTGCCGCAGTACTTCATCGTGGGGGCGGCGGAGGTGTTCACGTTCGTGGGGCAGATCGAGTTCTTCTACGACCAGTCGCCGGACGCCATGAGGAGCATGGGGTCGGCGCTGTCGCTCACGTCTAACGCGCTGGGAAACTACCTGAGCACGCTGCTGGTGGTGATCGTGACGGCCATCTCGACGAGGAACGGCGGCCTCGGGTGGATCCCGGACGACAACCTCAACCGCGGCCACCTCGACTACTTCTACTGGGTGCTGGCCGTGCTCAGCGCCATCAACTTCATCGTCTACCTCTGGATAGCAAAGTGGTACAAGTACAAGGCCACAGCAACTCCTGCAGCTTCTTCAGTCGTTGCCATCGACCACGACACCAATTAG
- the LOC123094082 gene encoding kinesin-like protein KIN-14E → MEGGDAASDDPMDFTWTAGWEAACDAASPDPDAAPAPAPANPPPEPQAAEAEPMILVSGPRVAVSGLRQADCRAGECVLFVNAGGCAIQGDDPSANLFSSDSFFQGGESIETSESIVEGGDYPSLYSSARYGDFSYRFDGLAPGDYYLDLHFAEIVHTAGPTGIRSFDVLVQQDMILSGLDVFKVVGGNRPLQVLDVRAFVGSNGAITIDFKGVRGNPMVCGICIRKAPATPAAKFGTRGSGLCKKCLTDVEISSPIQKRTAKLISKYEKQIEELTSQCNIKSDECSMAWSLVESTNQELDKLKMELHQKLVQTDNFEQVLDTQTDQLRKVSQSYENDKKLWAAAISNLESKIKAMKQEQALLSLEAHDCAHAIPDLSKMIEAVRALVAQCDDLKMKYHEEMAKRKKLHNIVQETKGNIRVFCRCRPLSKDETSSGYKCVVDFDGANDGDIGIMNGGTAKKTFKFDRVYTPKDDQAEVYADASPLVTSVLDGYNVCIFAYGQTGTGKTFTMEGTERNRGVNYRTLEELFKIAEERKDTVTYNISVSVLEVYNEQIRDLLATSPSSKKLEIKQAGEGSHHVPGIVEAKVEDINEVWDVLQTGSNSRAVGSNNVNEHSSRSHCMLCIMVRAKNLINGDCTRSKLWLVDLAGSERLAKTDAQGDRLKEAQNINRSLSALGDVISALASRSSHIPYRNSKLTHLLQDSLGGDSKALMFVQISPSDNDASETLSSLNFASRVRGIELGPARKQVDTAELQKVKQMLERSKQEAKLKEESLRKLEENCQNLESKAKGKEQLYKNLQDKVKELESQLDSKMHSQITSEKQQSQLSGKLTEKEEACTALQHKIVELERKLGQQHQSDSEVAALKQTIEELEQQRSAAESKAMEMGQELLEAQKTESMLQSKLLDLEKKLQEMTKLQGASTMADTKPQDTGSMTMPDTKPQDTGSTTVPEPSNNNPITRVLPATPVETGVAPACCAREEAMSEKAQQQHRRILRSSDSANKRVPSSLFAPEAAVVNERKRKGDDSHPPGGAGGRQNAGRKRSSMQGEVENHVPGAAAVARKRSLQGGEVRSKRASIPARPSTATAASAAAAAAQRVVVAPGSRVTRQQQQAAVGSSNKTKGWVR, encoded by the exons ATGGAAGGTGGCGACGCGGCGAGCGACGACCCCATGGACTTCACCTGgaccgccggctgggaggcggcctgCGACGCCGCCAGCCCCGACCCCGACGCCGCGCCCGCCCCCGCCCCGGCCaacccgccgccggagccgcaggcggcggaggcggagcccaTGATCCTCGTCTCCGGCCCGCGCGTCGCCGTCTCCGGGCTCAGGCAGGCCGACTGCCGCGCAG GTGAATGCGTCCTGTTCGTCAACGCCGGCGGCTGCGCCATCCAAGGCGACGACCCCTCTGCAAACTTGTTTTCCAGCGACTCTTTCTTTCAAGGAGGGGAGTCGATAGAGACATCCGAGAGCATAGTTGAAGGCGGCGACTATCCCTCGCTCTACAGCTCGGCACGCTACGGCGATTTCAGCTACAGATTCGACGGCCTTGCCCCTGGAGACTATTACCTGGATCTGCATTTCGCGGAGATAGTGCACACTGCCGGGCCAACAGGAATCAGATCTTTTGATGTCCTCGTGCAACAAGACATG ATTTTGTCTGGACTTGATGTGTTCAAGGTGGTCGGAGGTAACAGGCCCCTTCAGGTGCTTGACGTCAGGGCTTTTGTTGGGAGCAATGGTGCTATCACCATCGACTTCAAGGGAGTAAGAGGAAACCCCATGGTTTGTGGCATCTGCATTCGCAAAGCCCCAGCAACACCAG CGGCAAAGTTTGGTACCCGTGGGAGTGGCTTATGCAAAAAATGCTTAACTGATGTTGAGATTTCTTCACCTATTCAG AAAAGGACAGCTAAACTGATCTCAAAGTACGAGAAACAGATTGAGGAGCTAACCAGCCAGTGCAACATCAAGTCTGACGAGTGCTCCATGGCGTGGTCTTTAGTAGAATCTACCAATCAAGAACTTGACAAGCTTAAGATGGAGCTTCACCAAAAGCTTGTGCAAACTGATAATTTTG AACAAGTCCTTGACACGCAAACAGACCAACTAAGAAAAGTTTCTCAGAGCTACGAAAATGACAAGAAACTATGGGCTGCTGCCATATCTAACTTGGAGAGCAAAATCAAG GCCATGAAACAAGAGCAAGCACTGTTATCTCTTGAAGCACACGACTGTGCGCACGCGATTCCTGATTTGAGTAAGATGATTGAAGCTGTTCGAGCCTTAG TTGCACAGTGTGACGATCTGAAAATGAAGTACCATGAGGAGATGGCCAAGAGAAAGAAACTTCATAATATTGTCCAGGAGACAAAAG GAAACATTAGAGTTTTCTGTAGATGCCGCCCCTTGAGCAAAGATGAGACATCGTCAGGGTACAAATGTGTAGTGGATTTTGATGGAGCAAATGATGGAGACATTGGGATTATGAATGGAGGAACAGCAAAAAAGACATTCAAGTTTGACAGAGTCTACACACCAAAAGATGACCAAG CTGAGGTTTACGCCGATGCATCTCCACTAGTCACGTCAGTGCTAGATGGATACAATGTATGCATCTTTGCATACGGTCAAACGGGAACCGGGAAGACCTTCACCATGGAAGGGACTGAAAGGAACAGAGGAGTAAACTATAGAACTCTGGAGGAGTTGTTCAAGATTGCCGAGGAGAGAAAAGACACTGTCACGTACAACATATCAGTTAGTGTGCTTGAGGTGTACAATGAACAAATCAGAGACCTCCTTGCAACATCCCCTTCATCTAAGAA GTTGGAGATCAAACAAGCAGGTGAAGGATCCCATCATGTGCCCGGCATAGTTGAGGCCAAAGTTGAGGACATAAATGAAGTTTGGGATGTCTTACAAACTGGAAGCAATTCGAGGGCTGTAGGGTCAAACAATGTGAATGAACACAGCAGTCGCTCACACTG CATGCTTTGTATCATGGTTAGAGCAAAGAACCTGATAAATGGGGACTGTACAAGAAGTAAGCTCTGGTTGGTAGATCTTGCTGGAAGCGAGCGGTTAGCCAAGACAGACGCGCAAGGTGATCGGCTCAAGGAAGCACAGAATATCAACAGGTCGCTTTCTGCTTTAGGCGACGTCATTTCTGCTCTTGCTTCCAGAAGCAGCCACATTCCTTACAG GAATTCCAAATTGACGCACTTGCTCCAAGACTCTTTAG GAGGCGATTCGAAAGCCCTAATGTTTGTGCAAATTAGCCCATCCGACAACGACGCGTCGGAAACCTTGAGTTCGTTGAACTTTGCTAGCCGTGTTCGTGGTATAGAACTGGGCCCAGCAAGGAAGCAGGTCGACACAGCCGAGCTTCAAAAGGTCAAACAGATG CTTGAAAGGTCTAAGCAGGAAGCCAAGCTTAAGGAGGAATCTTTGAGAAAGCTGGAAGAGAACTGTCAAAATTTAGAGAGTAAAGCCAAGGGAAAAGAGCAGCTTTACAAAAACTTGCAAGACAAG GTGAAGGAGCTTGAAAGCCAACTAGACTCTAAGATGCATTCTCAAATTACGTCGGAAAAGCAGCAGAGTCAGCTTTCTGGAAAACTTACGGAGAAGGAAGAAGCATGTACTGCGCTACAGCACAAG ATAGTGGAGTTGGAGCGTAAGCTTGGACAGCAGCACCAGTCAGACTCTGAGGTCGCAGCTCTCAAGCAAACG ATTGAGGAGCTGGAACAGCAAAGATCAGCTGCAGAATCAAAG GCAATGGAAATGGGGCAAGAACTCTTGGAAGCACAGAAAACAGAGTCAATGCTCCAGAGCAAG CTGCTCGACCTCGAGAAGAAGCTGCAGGAGATGACAAAACTCCAAGGCGCAAGCACGATGGCTGACACAAAGCCTCAAGACACTGGTAGCATGACGATGCCTGACACAAAGCCTCAAGACACTGGTAGCACGACGGTGCCTGAACCCTCGAACAATAATCCAATCACAAGGGTTCTTCCTGCGACCCCTGTGGAGACAGGCGTGGCGCCGGCTTGTTGCGCGAGGGAGGAGGCGATGAGCGAGAAGGCGCAGCAGCAGCACCGCCGCATCCTGAGGAGCTCCGACTCGGCCAACAAGCGGGTCCCGAGCTCCCTGTTCGCCCCGGAGGCGGCTGTCGTGAACGAGAGGAAGAGGAAAGGGGATGACAGCCACCCTCCTGGCGGTGCCGGTGGCAGGCAGAACGCCGGGCGGAAGAGGAGCAGCATGCAGGGTGAGGTGGAGAACCACGTCCCTGGTGCGGCCGCGGTGGCGAGGAAGAGGAGCCTGCAGGGCGGCGAGGTGAGGTCGAAGAGGGCGTCGATCCCGGCGCGGCCTTCGACGGCGACGGCGGcaagcgctgctgctgctgctgcgcagAGGGTGGTGGTGGCTCCTGGTTCCAGGGTGAcgaggcagcagcagcaggcggcggTGGGGAGCAGCAACAAGACCAAGGGGTGGGTGAGGTGA